The DNA region CAAGGGTGCGGAAGAGGCTGCGCTTATCGTCCTGCAGGTCGCGGTTATAGGTAAGCGGTATGCCCTTCGTCATCGTCAGCAGATCGACGAGCGCGCCCGAAAGCTGCCCCGCCTTGCCGCGCAGAATCTCCAGCACGTCGGGATTCTTCTTCTGCGGCATAATGCTGGAGCCGGTGCAGAATGAGTCCGGCAGCTTGACCCAGCCGAATTCGGTGGTGAAGTAGATGATGAGATCCTCGGAGAGGCGGCTGGCGTGGCCGCCGAAGACCGCCGCGAAGTAAAGTATATCCAGGAAATGGTCACGGTGGGCGACGGTGTCCATGCTGTTTTCCGTGAGACGCGAGAAACCCATGTCGGCGCGCGTAAATTCGCGGTCAAGCGGCAGAGTGGAACCGGCGAGCGCCCCGCAGCCGAGCGGCGATTCGTCTACCGCCTCGTAGGCGGCGGAAAGCCGCTTCGCGTCGCGCATGAAAGCCTGCGCGTGCGCCATCCAGAACTGTCCCATCGAGATGGGCTGCGCCTGCTGAAGATGCGTATAGCCGGGCACGACGACGTCGGCGTGCTCCTCGGCCTTTTTGAGAAGTACGGAGATCAGCGCCTCAAGCCCCGCCCATATCCCCAGCAGCTCTTTGCGCAGATAGAGCCGCACGGTGGTGTTGACCTGATCGTTGCGGCTGCGCCCCATATGCAGCCGCGCGCCCGTCGCGCTGCATTTTTCGATGAGGCGCGACTCGATGTTCATATGCACGTCCTCAAGCGAGACCTTAGGCGTAAAGTTTCCACTCTTAATCTCTTCCGCGATCTCTCGCAGATTCTTTTCGATCGTCCCGGCCTCTTTCGCGTCGAGCAATCCGGTGTGCGCGAGCATCCTCACATGCGCGATGCTCCCGCGGATATCCGCCGCGGCCATGCGCCAGTCCAGGTCCAGCGACTGGGTAAAGTTTATGACGGCTTCGTCTGTATCCTGTGCAAAACGGCCCTTCCACATCAGGGGCAGCTCTCCCTTCCAATTATCCGGCAAGTGTCGAATTCGTGTAAATTTTGCATGAATTATACATCATTTCGCCTATTATATAAAAATAGAAGAAAGGGCGGCCTGCTGTTATAACGAATAAAGGGGGCGAAGGATATGTTTGAGATCTCATATACGGATAAAATATACACGATAGACGAGATAAAAGAGCTCGTCGCTCCGGTTGCCGCAAGGTATGATATTGAGGCGATATATCTCTTCGGTTCCTACGCGCGCGGCGAAGCGAAGGCAAACAGCGACATAGACCTGCGGGTGGAGGCCAGCCGTATAAAGAGCCTGATGACCTTCGGCGGGTTATACTCTGAGCTAGAAGAGGCGCTCGCCAAAAAGCCGGATCTGCTGACGACAAAAAATCCGGACGGTGATTTCCTGGAAGAGCTTGAAAAAGACGAGGTGTTGATCTATGTTCCACGTGGGAAATATCTACGTCCCATGTTAAGAATAAAAGGGGACAGCCTTTCGACTGTCCCTCGCTGAACGAACCAGTAGGCACGTAAATGGAAGCAGAAGCTCCATAACAGCATATTCAGTATAGTAAAAACAACTCTTGATGTCAAACGTCATTTCTCACCTTATATAATCCATAAATGGTTTTGCCATTATTTCTGAAATCTCGTGAGCACCCCCGAATGATTTCATAATATTCTTGGACTTTAGACTTGAATAAAAGTTTTTTGTCATCTAGTCCGGACTGTTTCTCCAACAACGTGTAATAGTTTCTCAGGATACCCGCGCCCACATCGGCCGCTTGGATTCCCTCCGTCATCTCAGAGTCCACGAAAAGCGGAAATTCTATTATATTGCCCAAAGAGGAGCCTTTCAGGGATTTATACAGATAATCGCTGAAAGCAAACGCCATATTCCTGTCCGTGTTTTTATAGCTATAGTCTATAAGGATCAAAGCCTGTTTTTTCTCAGATTTTGCCAGGTAATTGATTCGTTCCAGAAGAAGTTTATAATGTTTGGGCAAATATCCGCCCCCGCTCTCAAAAGGTTTCAGTCCGAGAACAGTATTCTTTGCTGAAAAGGCAAAAAATGTAAATTCTCTCAGCACCTCGTGTACATATCTGTCAATAAATGTATATTTTTTACTGAATGGCTCCCCATTCTGCGCCAGCGTACTAGCGTTGATAAAGGACTGAGCCTTTATTTCCTGTCTTTCGTTTTCCAGGATACCTTTCTTTAAATTATAAATTTGGGAAAGCAGGGAGGGAATTTTAGCTTTTCTGATTACTGCCGCTGTGGTAACAACATATTGTTCTTCTTTTGAATTCATGTCCCCTGACGTATCGATAAAAGCATACATGCTCTACAGGCTTCCCTTCAAATTCGTTAAATAAAAAAACGGCTTTTTCATTATATCATATTTGTAAGGGTAAGAACCTCACGGGAAGACCTGCTTGGTAAAAGCGCCTTCATAATTCCCCGCCATCGCCGGGAAATACATCTTCGCCGCACTCCTTGGCGGCGAGCTTTCTTTTTAACCTCTCTATCCGGTGCACGAGGTTTTTTCTATCCTCCTCCCACTGGCGGTCTTTGAAGATACGGTGGCTCTCAAGCCACCGCAGCGCCTCCGTGGCGTGGGCCAGGGCGTCCCCGCAGCGGCGGAAGCGGTGCTCCTCTATCTTTGCCATCGTCTCCAGCGTGCGCACGGGGCGGCGCTCCGTCTCGAGCGACTCTTCGTAATAGCGGTAGGCGGCCTCGTAGTTTCCCGCGGCGCGTTCCGCCTCCGCGAGGCGCAGCAGCGCGAAGTGGCGGTCGTGACGAAAGTCGAGCGCTCCCTCCCAGGCCGCGCGCGCCTCCTCCTGGAAGCCCTTCGCGGCCCAAAGGTCGCCCGCGCGTATCATATCGGCCGCGCAGGAACATTCTCCGCGCGCCATCTCCGCGATGTGTATCTGTAACGCCGCGAGCGAGACGATATCGAGGGTGTTGTGGTAGAAGATACCGCGCAGCGGCCCCGCGTCCTGCGTGCGCAGGAATTGGGTGTACATCCAGGGTATTTCACTGCCGGGGACATCCTCGCCGCTGCGGCGCAGGCCAAGGACGTTTCTCTCTATCGACGAGAGCGAGCAGGAAGAGAGCCTCCCCTTATAAAAGTGGCGCGAGAGGGAGAGCAGATCCATATGCGGCGCGCCGCCCCACGAGGGCACCGCGCGGGCCAGCGTATAGCGCGTGCGCAGCAGCGGCAGGTCGAAGGCGCGCCCGTTGTACGTCACAAGGCCATAGCGTTCCGGCAGCTCCGCCTCGATCGCGGCGAGCCAGCTCCGCTCCCAGGCGGGACCGGCTAGGAAGAGCTGCACGACGCGGAAGTAGTCCCCGCCGCAGAGCCCCAGCCCGATGAGAAAGGCGTAGGTGCCAGTGCCGCCAGAGAGGCCGGTCGTCTCGGTGTCGAGAAAGACGGGAACGGCGTCCCCGCCCCAATGGCACAGCGTCCGCCCGCTCTCCGCGGGAGAGGCGAGCATCTTTTTGCCGTACCAGCGGCCATAGGCAAATTCGCGCTCCATGCGGTAGACGCCGCGCGCGATCCAGCGGCCCTCCGGCAGCCCTTCGATATCAAGCTCTTTCGGCAGGGAGGCGGGATTCGGCTTTATCCTTCCCTCCGCCTTCGGCAGAAGGCCATCAAGCCGTCCGAATTTTTCCGGGTTATCTCTCTGAGGACGCGCCAATTATTTTCTCACCAGATCTATCACCACAATCTCCGGCGGAGCCATGAGCCTCACGGGAGGCCCGACATATCCCGCGCCGTTGCTCGTATAGAGTATACTGCCCTTTTGAAGTTTTTTAAAGCCCCGCGAATGTCCGCGAAAGAAGAGCCGCGAGGAGAGGAGCGGAAAGAGCTGTCCCCCGTGCGTATGGCCCGAAAGCTGGAGATCGAACATCCCCTGCGTGCCAATCTCGACGACGGGACGGTGGCGCAGCAGCAGCATGAACTTATCGCGGAAACGGCTCCGCGTGTTGACGATCACCGTCTCCGAACGGGAGAGCCCCCATTTGTCCCCGCGGAGGTGGTCGCGGTCGTCGACGCCAACGACGACGATGCCGCCGGCGCAGACCGCCTCCGTGCGCAGCACGCGCATCCCCGCGCGGCGCATGAAGTCCAGCGCCCTGTCGATATCGTCATAATAGTCGTGGTTGCCGGTGACGGCGTAGACCCCGTACCTCGGCCTGATGCGGCGGAACATCGCGATCTCGCGCCCGCGCCCCTCAAGACGTCCGTCGGCGACGTCGCCCGTCACCACCACCATATCCGGTTCCGCCTCGCGCACGCGCCGCAGTATCTGCGC from Cloacibacillus sp. includes:
- the argH gene encoding argininosuccinate lyase gives rise to the protein MPDNWKGELPLMWKGRFAQDTDEAVINFTQSLDLDWRMAAADIRGSIAHVRMLAHTGLLDAKEAGTIEKNLREIAEEIKSGNFTPKVSLEDVHMNIESRLIEKCSATGARLHMGRSRNDQVNTTVRLYLRKELLGIWAGLEALISVLLKKAEEHADVVVPGYTHLQQAQPISMGQFWMAHAQAFMRDAKRLSAAYEAVDESPLGCGALAGSTLPLDREFTRADMGFSRLTENSMDTVAHRDHFLDILYFAAVFGGHASRLSEDLIIYFTTEFGWVKLPDSFCTGSSIMPQKKNPDVLEILRGKAGQLSGALVDLLTMTKGIPLTYNRDLQDDKRSLFRTLDCLKGIFSVLPALLSQVEIDEERAGRGFADGLILATDVAEYLVLRGVPFRSAHEKVGHAVRWCLEQERPMDKLTLAEWQALIPEAEEGLLPLLSPRRSMERRDTAGGTSPRQVRAQIARAKEKLDAFEREMAEYREKLPDML
- a CDS encoding nucleotidyltransferase domain-containing protein, which encodes MFEISYTDKIYTIDEIKELVAPVAARYDIEAIYLFGSYARGEAKANSDIDLRVEASRIKSLMTFGGLYSELEEALAKKPDLLTTKNPDGDFLEELEKDEVLIYVPRGKYLRPMLRIKGDSLSTVPR
- a CDS encoding DUF3800 domain-containing protein encodes the protein MYAFIDTSGDMNSKEEQYVVTTAAVIRKAKIPSLLSQIYNLKKGILENERQEIKAQSFINASTLAQNGEPFSKKYTFIDRYVHEVLREFTFFAFSAKNTVLGLKPFESGGGYLPKHYKLLLERINYLAKSEKKQALILIDYSYKNTDRNMAFAFSDYLYKSLKGSSLGNIIEFPLFVDSEMTEGIQAADVGAGILRNYYTLLEKQSGLDDKKLLFKSKVQEYYEIIRGCSRDFRNNGKTIYGLYKVRNDV
- a CDS encoding ribonuclease H-like domain-containing protein; its protein translation is MARPQRDNPEKFGRLDGLLPKAEGRIKPNPASLPKELDIEGLPEGRWIARGVYRMEREFAYGRWYGKKMLASPAESGRTLCHWGGDAVPVFLDTETTGLSGGTGTYAFLIGLGLCGGDYFRVVQLFLAGPAWERSWLAAIEAELPERYGLVTYNGRAFDLPLLRTRYTLARAVPSWGGAPHMDLLSLSRHFYKGRLSSCSLSSIERNVLGLRRSGEDVPGSEIPWMYTQFLRTQDAGPLRGIFYHNTLDIVSLAALQIHIAEMARGECSCAADMIRAGDLWAAKGFQEEARAAWEGALDFRHDRHFALLRLAEAERAAGNYEAAYRYYEESLETERRPVRTLETMAKIEEHRFRRCGDALAHATEALRWLESHRIFKDRQWEEDRKNLVHRIERLKRKLAAKECGEDVFPGDGGEL
- a CDS encoding metallophosphoesterase translates to MNDRVYSRRFSEHPAFWVVCAVVVTVIYIYIFLKINEAQPGGTAGVIWLMFCGAMTGLSYLARRTKRLHHAQLRRWTDRAGSLWLLFVLYSFFTILVLELARLLMGREITPVWAELAASFAVSAGLIALGVKQAHTIQTTKITIETEKLPPGEERLRIVQLTDLHLGPYTGVALLAQILRRVREAEPDMVVVTGDVADGRLEGRGREIAMFRRIRPRYGVYAVTGNHDYYDDIDRALDFMRRAGMRVLRTEAVCAGGIVVVGVDDRDHLRGDKWGLSRSETVIVNTRSRFRDKFMLLLRHRPVVEIGTQGMFDLQLSGHTHGGQLFPLLSSRLFFRGHSRGFKKLQKGSILYTSNGAGYVGPPVRLMAPPEIVVIDLVRK